The window TTGATTTCCTCTTCAACCAGTTCGAGGAGTTCAGGATCGTCCACCAGGTCTATCTTGTTGAGGAAGACAATGATGTTGGGCACGCCTACCTGGCGGGCAAGAATGATATGCTCCCTGGTCTGGGGCATAACCGAGTCGGGGGCTGACACCACGAGAACGGCGCCGTCCATCTGGGCAGCACCAGTGATCATGTTTTTAATGTAGTCGGCATGTCCGGGACAGTCGATGTGGGCATAGTGCCTCTTTTCGGACTGGTACTCCAGGTGCCTGGTATTGATGGTGATACCGCGGGCTTTCTCTTCAGGCGCGTTATCAATATCATCAAACTTCATGATCTTGTCGCCGTATTTTTTACCACAATACATAGTGATAGCGGCGGAGAGGGTGGTTTTCCCATGGTCGACGTGACCGATGGTCCCGACATTCATGTGGATCTTTGTTCGATTGAACTTATCCTTGGCCATTACGTGTCCTCCTTACTCTTTGGGCACACAAAATGATTCTGCTTCACTGCATCCTCGCGCCATCCGCGAAGCATGCTTAAACCCGCATACCGCAGGCTGTTTTCTTTTTAACGGGAATATAGATTATGAAAGGATTGAACGAAAGCGCAAGGAAGATCCTTGCAGATAAAAAACCGGAGGGTTTTCTACGTTCCACCTATCTCATCTATAAATCCGCTGGGGAGTACCCAAGGGCATTCCCCGATGATCGGTTTGGAAACCTAAATGGTTTCAAAGATCGCTGGGTTCAGCAGAACCCTGAAAAGCCAATATACAGGCTTTTCTAAAAAGTGTCAAGTGCAATTTGCACAATACGGCTTGCTTTGGCAAACCGCTTAAAAAAACCCAGAGGTTTTTTCTCTACCACCTATAGTGGGCGAAGGCTTTGTTGGCTTCGGCCATCTTGTGGGTATCTTCCTTCTTTTTGAAGGCAGTACCGGTATTATTAAAGGCATCCAGGAGCTCGGCAGCCAGGCGGTCGCCCATGCCGTGACCCGAGCGGGCCCGGGCGGCATTGATTATCCAACGCATGCCCAGGGCTTCGCGGCGGGTTTCCCGGATTTCCACAGGAACCTGGTAAGTAGCGCCGCCGACCCGGCGGGATTTTACCTCGATCATGGGTTTTACGTTGTCCAGGGCCTTGAGGAAGACCTCGAGGGGCTCCTTGTCAGCCTTTTTCTGGAGAATTCCAAGAGCCTCGTGGACTATGCGGAGGCCTATGGAGCGTTTGCCCTGCCACATCATGCGGTTCACGAATTTGGAAACAACAACGCTGTTGTATTTCGGATCCGGGAGTATGCCCCGGTCAATTGTCTTTTTTTTGCGTCCCATCTTATAAACCCCTTAAGCCTTGGGCCTTTTAGCGCCGTACTTGGACCGGCCCCGCTTGCGATCTTCTACACCCAGGGTATCTTTGGTACCCCTGATGATATGATAACGGACACCAGGAAGATCCTTGACACGTCCGCCGCGCACCAGCACCACCGAGTGCTCCTGGAGGTTGTGGCCGATGCCGGGGATATAGGCAGTAACTTCAGTACCATGGGAAAGCCGAACACGGGCTACCTTGCGGAGAGCCGAATTGGGCTTTTTGGGGGTCATGGTCATAACACGGGTACAGACTCCCCTTTTCTGGGGGCAGGACCTGAGGGCCGGGGACTTCGTCTTTGAGCCGACTTGTTGCCGTCCAAAACGAACCAGCTGGTTGATAGTAGGCATATATGCAAAAAACTCCTTAAAATTGCAAATCTCAAACACACTAAACCCTGTAGACAGGGATTAACAATTTATCAGACATTAAAAAAAAGGTCAATAGCCCTGAAAAAGAATTTTAACCTTTTACCCCGCCCTCGGTCAATCCTGCCACAATGTACTTTTGGCCTATGGCAAAAATAACCATGGTAGGGATAAGGGCCATTACAATCCCGGCGCTCATGATGTCCCAGCTGATGCCCGCCTTGGAGATAAAGGAGTTGAGGGCAACCGGGACGGTCATCTTTTTGTCCGAGGACATGAACATCACCGCCAGGAAAAGCTCGTTCCATACATTTACAAAGGAAAAACTGAAAATAGCCACCAGCCCCGGGAGGCTCACCGGCAGTATGACCCGGAAAAGGGCGGTCTTGGGGTCGCAGCCATCAATGAGTGCCGCCTCTTCCAGGGAAGCGGGGATATGATCAAAAAAACTCTTGGCCATGATGGCCCCAAAAGCCACAGTGGTGGCTGCATACACAATGGCAAGGACCATGCGGTTATTGGTAAAGTGGAGCTTGGAAAGGGTAAAAAAGAGGGGCGCCATGAGGATGAAGGTAGGGACCATCTGGGTAAAGTAGAGCACCAGGAGCAGCCCCCGTATGCCGCGGCTGAACCTGAGCCGTGAAAGGGAAAACCCTGCCAGCACGCTGGCGATAAGCCCCCCGATGGAGGCCAGGAGGGAAATCCAGAGGGAATTTAGAAAATAAGTCCCGAATTTTGCAAAACCAAGGAGCTTTTCATACCCGGCCAGGCTGATCCGGGAGGGAAAGTAGCGCAGGGGGAAGGTGAAGATCTCCTGGGTCGGCTTCAGGGAGGTGACGAAGATCCAAAAAAGGGGCAGCACCGCAAAGGCCAAAAAGCAGGCCAGGGCAAGGAACCGGAAGAAAACCCCCGCGCTATGGAGCATCCTGCGGCGGAAGGTCATAGGGACAGTTCCTTTTTTGCCACTACCCGAAGGTAGAAAAAGGCAAAGATGAAAAGGATGACAACAATGATGAGGCCCACTGCCGATCCCTGGCCGAAATCGTAGCTCTTGGTGATTTTATTGATCATCTCGGTAGCCAGGATATTGGTGGAATTGGCAGGCCCGCCGCCGGTCATCCCATAGATTACATCGGGGAAATTCATGATCCACATAAAGCGGAGCAGGATGGTGGTAGTAATGGTAGACTTTATATAGGGAATGGTTATCTGAAAAAGCTGCCGGGCTTTACCGGCGCCGTCTATTTCCGCAGACTCATAGAGTTCCCGGGGCACAGACTGGAGGGCCGCCAGGAGCATGATGGCAAAGAAGGGTATGCCGTACCAGATATTGGCAACAATCACCGAGGGGAGCGCATATCTGGGGTTTGAAAGGAAGCCTACAGGGGTCTTAAGCAGCCCCGCCTTCATAAAAAGATCATTGACAATGCCGAATTGGCCGTTGAAGAGCCAGGACCAAAGAAGCCCTATGGCAAAGCCCGAAAGGGCCCAGGTATAAAAAACGCAGCCCGTGTAAACGCCTCTGCCTTTAAAGGGCTTTCGCAGCAGCAGTGCCAGGGTAAAACCCAGGATGAATTGGCCCGCCAGGGAAAATACCACCCACAAGGCAGTATTGCCAAGGATCTGCAGGAATTTAATATTCGGATTGGCAAAAATAGCCACAAAATTCTCTAACCCGTTAAACCGGGTTAGAGAAAGATTCATCATGGTATAGTGCATAAAGGCAGTGCCCATCCCCCGGACTATCGGGTAATAGATGAACAACAGTAAAAGTACAGCCATAGGCAGGAGCATTGCATAATACCCCCTGCCGGTAACTTTCTTCTGTAAACCCATATGCACCTGCACCCCGTTCTTGCTTATTTCCAGTAGTCAGCCCAGGCTTTGGCAGCCTGTTCAGGCGTAGTCTGCCCCAGAAGGGTGGACTGGATGTACTGTTCCTGGATTTGGGCCCAGCCGGCGAATTTCGGCGAATCATAAGGATATTTAATGAAGGTGAACAGCCCAGGGGTATTCATTTCCTTCTGCCACGCCTGGTATACGCCAGTGCTGAAATAGGGATCAGAAGTATATGAAGTGGTATGGATAGGCAGAGCGCCATAGGCCTTGCAGAAAGCCGAATTCTGGGAATAAGAAGACAGGAAGGCGATGAATTCCCAGGCTGCGTCCTTGTTCTTTGAATAATTGGGGATGCCATAACCGGCGTATCCATAGTCCAGGTAGGAGGTATTGGAACGGCCTTTGGGCATGGGGATCACGGTATATTGATCCCGCGAGAGGCTTTCGTCGAGGAGGGGCACTGTATCGGGATCCTGTACCAGGATGGGGGTAATGCCCGAGACAAAAGCATTGATCTGCTCATTGAAACCCCAATTGATGGAATCCGAGGGGGTGGCGTTCTTGTAAAGATCCACATAGCTCTTGAGTCCTGCCAAAAATTCGGGGCTGTCATACACACTGGTCCCATTCTTCAGCTTATAGAGGTTTTCTATATCCACATTGCTTACATCAGAAATAATCAGAGGATCCGAAGACTTGAACGGGTTCCCTTTGCCCCGGAGGGTAAAGCCGAATTGGTTCTGGGCGGGATTGGTGATGCGCTTCGCCAGGGCATAGAGTTCATCCTGGGTCTCCGGGTTCTTGGAAACCCCAAGCTTGGCGAGGATATCAGTCCTAAGGAAGAGAGCCTTGATCATGAACCACTGGGGAACGAAATAGGGCTTGCCCCCGACAGCGGTGGCCGCTTCTTTGGTTACTGACAGGAGAGAGCTTGCTTCATTCCAGCTGTTGAAGTAGGAAGTGAGATCCGTGAGCCAGCCGTTGTTCACATAGCCGGTAACAGTCAGATCCCGGACTTCTACTACATCCAGGGGTTCCTGGGCATTGAGGCTCATGGCCAGGCGGCTATCTGCCTGCTCATAGGGCGGAGAGATCAGGTTGATCGTAACATTGGGATGGGATTTCTCATACTCGGCGATCATGCCTTTCAACACTTCGGTCCGGCCGGGACTGGTCATAACTTCAAGGAAATTGAGTTCAATTTTTCCCGATGAAGCCTGCTGTTTGCCCCCGGCAAAGGCGAAGCCTAAAACCGTAAGGGCGATCAAAAGAGATGCTAGTAATTTTTTCATCGTTCCTCCTATAAAATAAATTGCCTCTTCAATATAATGGGTATATCAAAGTTTGTAAATATTTGCGGAGAAAAAATGAAAACCGATAAAC is drawn from Leadbettera azotonutricia ZAS-9 and contains these coding sequences:
- the rpsG gene encoding 30S ribosomal protein S7 → MGRKKKTIDRGILPDPKYNSVVVSKFVNRMMWQGKRSIGLRIVHEALGILQKKADKEPLEVFLKALDNVKPMIEVKSRRVGGATYQVPVEIRETRREALGMRWIINAARARSGHGMGDRLAAELLDAFNNTGTAFKKKEDTHKMAEANKAFAHYRW
- the rpsL gene encoding 30S ribosomal protein S12 produces the protein MPTINQLVRFGRQQVGSKTKSPALRSCPQKRGVCTRVMTMTPKKPNSALRKVARVRLSHGTEVTAYIPGIGHNLQEHSVVLVRGGRVKDLPGVRYHIIRGTKDTLGVEDRKRGRSKYGAKRPKA
- a CDS encoding carbohydrate ABC transporter permease, whose protein sequence is MTFRRRMLHSAGVFFRFLALACFLAFAVLPLFWIFVTSLKPTQEIFTFPLRYFPSRISLAGYEKLLGFAKFGTYFLNSLWISLLASIGGLIASVLAGFSLSRLRFSRGIRGLLLVLYFTQMVPTFILMAPLFFTLSKLHFTNNRMVLAIVYAATTVAFGAIMAKSFFDHIPASLEEAALIDGCDPKTALFRVILPVSLPGLVAIFSFSFVNVWNELFLAVMFMSSDKKMTVPVALNSFISKAGISWDIMSAGIVMALIPTMVIFAIGQKYIVAGLTEGGVKG
- a CDS encoding carbohydrate ABC transporter permease; the protein is MGLQKKVTGRGYYAMLLPMAVLLLLFIYYPIVRGMGTAFMHYTMMNLSLTRFNGLENFVAIFANPNIKFLQILGNTALWVVFSLAGQFILGFTLALLLRKPFKGRGVYTGCVFYTWALSGFAIGLLWSWLFNGQFGIVNDLFMKAGLLKTPVGFLSNPRYALPSVIVANIWYGIPFFAIMLLAALQSVPRELYESAEIDGAGKARQLFQITIPYIKSTITTTILLRFMWIMNFPDVIYGMTGGGPANSTNILATEMINKITKSYDFGQGSAVGLIIVVILFIFAFFYLRVVAKKELSL
- a CDS encoding ABC transporter substrate-binding protein, producing the protein MKKLLASLLIALTVLGFAFAGGKQQASSGKIELNFLEVMTSPGRTEVLKGMIAEYEKSHPNVTINLISPPYEQADSRLAMSLNAQEPLDVVEVRDLTVTGYVNNGWLTDLTSYFNSWNEASSLLSVTKEAATAVGGKPYFVPQWFMIKALFLRTDILAKLGVSKNPETQDELYALAKRITNPAQNQFGFTLRGKGNPFKSSDPLIISDVSNVDIENLYKLKNGTSVYDSPEFLAGLKSYVDLYKNATPSDSINWGFNEQINAFVSGITPILVQDPDTVPLLDESLSRDQYTVIPMPKGRSNTSYLDYGYAGYGIPNYSKNKDAAWEFIAFLSSYSQNSAFCKAYGALPIHTTSYTSDPYFSTGVYQAWQKEMNTPGLFTFIKYPYDSPKFAGWAQIQEQYIQSTLLGQTTPEQAAKAWADYWK